The following proteins are co-located in the Mycolicibacterium goodii genome:
- a CDS encoding carboxymuconolactone decarboxylase family protein has product MDELRRKGLEKMNEVYGWEMPNIEGDPYFDLTVDHLFGTIWTRPGLSMRDKRLLTLAAVTAVGNSDLAEIQVNAALHNEEFTVDELKEVAVFLTHYLGFPLGSKLDGAVSKVARNRKKAEEKGAGEDKRANVNAAVKMHSGRGLDDQ; this is encoded by the coding sequence ATGGACGAGCTGCGCCGCAAGGGCCTGGAGAAGATGAACGAGGTCTACGGCTGGGAGATGCCCAACATCGAAGGGGATCCGTACTTCGATCTCACCGTCGACCACCTGTTCGGCACCATCTGGACCCGGCCCGGTCTGTCGATGCGCGACAAACGCCTTCTCACACTCGCGGCCGTGACCGCCGTCGGCAACTCGGACCTCGCCGAGATCCAGGTCAACGCCGCACTGCACAACGAGGAATTCACGGTGGACGAACTCAAGGAGGTGGCGGTCTTTCTGACCCACTACCTCGGGTTCCCGTTGGGCTCCAAGCTCGACGGCGCGGTCAGCAAGGTTGCGCGCAACCGGAAGAAGGCCGAGGAGAAGGGCGCAGGGGAAGACAAGAGAGCCAATGTCAATGCCGCGGTCAAGATGCACTCGGGACGCGGGCTCGATGACCAGTAG
- a CDS encoding TetR/AcrR family transcriptional regulator, with product MRTHGWSGSAPATDEEAIARILGAAGQAIDERGADFSIADVARTLGVTRQTVYRYFPSTDALLVAAAVHAASGFLDRLATHLSGITDPVDAVTEGIATALEWVPQDKHLGLLISPGRADAHTESVTSDVAVDFARTMLRKFDVDWAGLGFTDADLDELAEHLLRIIQSFIIDPGRPPRTGAALRSYLRRWVGAAVVGAPTSVQTPRL from the coding sequence ATGCGTACGCACGGGTGGTCCGGGTCGGCGCCCGCCACCGACGAGGAGGCGATCGCCCGCATCCTGGGCGCGGCGGGTCAGGCGATCGACGAACGCGGCGCCGACTTCAGCATCGCCGACGTGGCCCGCACCCTCGGTGTCACCCGTCAGACCGTGTACCGCTACTTCCCCAGCACCGACGCCCTGCTGGTGGCCGCGGCCGTGCACGCCGCGAGCGGTTTCCTCGACCGGCTCGCCACTCATCTGAGCGGCATCACCGATCCCGTCGACGCCGTCACCGAGGGCATCGCCACCGCGTTGGAATGGGTCCCGCAGGACAAACACCTCGGCCTGCTCATCTCCCCCGGCCGCGCCGACGCCCACACCGAATCCGTGACCTCCGACGTCGCGGTCGACTTCGCCCGCACCATGCTGCGCAAGTTCGACGTCGACTGGGCCGGCCTCGGGTTCACCGACGCCGACCTCGACGAGCTCGCCGAGCATCTGCTGCGGATCATCCAGTCGTTCATCATCGACCCGGGCCGCCCGCCGAGGACGGGTGCGGCACTGCGCAGCTATCTACGCCGCTGGGTCGGTGCCGCCGTGGTCGGCGCGCCCACTTCCGTGCAGACCCCGCGACTGTGA
- the purD gene encoding phosphoribosylamine--glycine ligase, whose amino-acid sequence MRVLVIGSGAREHALLLALRRDPEVEELAVAPGNAGTSSIADQYDVDVTSGEAVVKLAQRIGADLVVIGPEVPLVLGVADAVREAGIACFGPTKDAARIEGSKAFAKDVMSAAGVRTATSEVVDNPGHLDAALDRFGPPAGQAAWVVKDDGLAAGKGVVVTADRDAARAHAASLLDSGHPVLLESFLDGPEVSLFCIVDGETVVPLLPAQDFKRVGDNDSGPNTGGMGAYSPLPWLPGSVTTQIVDEIVKPVAAELVRRGSSFSGLLYAGLAITSNGPAVVEFNCRFGDPETQAVLALLESPLGGLLRAAATGELASFGELQWHDGYAVTVVMAAENYPGRPRVGDPIQGAEADGVLHAGTARREDGTIVSSGGRVLSVVGTGADLSVARDAAYALTKSIRLPGSHFRSDIGLAAAEGRISVQSR is encoded by the coding sequence GTGCGCGTCCTCGTGATCGGATCCGGTGCCCGTGAACACGCCCTGCTCCTGGCTCTGCGAAGAGACCCCGAAGTCGAGGAGTTGGCAGTGGCTCCCGGCAATGCGGGGACCTCGTCGATCGCCGACCAGTACGACGTCGACGTCACCTCCGGTGAGGCCGTGGTCAAACTGGCCCAGCGCATCGGCGCCGACCTCGTCGTGATCGGTCCCGAGGTGCCGCTGGTCCTCGGTGTCGCCGACGCCGTGCGCGAGGCGGGCATCGCCTGCTTCGGCCCCACCAAGGACGCCGCACGCATCGAGGGCTCCAAGGCGTTCGCCAAGGACGTCATGTCCGCCGCCGGGGTCCGCACCGCAACCTCCGAGGTCGTCGACAACCCCGGTCATCTGGACGCCGCGCTCGACCGGTTCGGTCCGCCCGCCGGCCAGGCCGCCTGGGTGGTAAAGGACGACGGCCTGGCCGCAGGCAAGGGTGTGGTGGTCACGGCCGACCGCGACGCCGCCCGCGCACATGCCGCGAGCCTGCTCGACTCGGGGCACCCGGTGCTGCTCGAGTCGTTCCTCGACGGCCCCGAGGTCTCGCTGTTCTGCATCGTCGACGGCGAGACGGTGGTCCCGTTGCTGCCCGCGCAGGATTTCAAACGCGTCGGCGACAACGATTCCGGGCCCAACACGGGCGGCATGGGCGCCTACTCGCCGCTGCCCTGGCTGCCCGGGTCGGTGACCACCCAGATCGTCGACGAGATCGTCAAACCCGTTGCGGCAGAACTCGTCAGGCGTGGCAGCTCGTTCTCCGGCCTGCTCTACGCGGGGCTGGCGATCACGTCGAACGGCCCCGCGGTGGTCGAATTCAACTGCCGCTTCGGCGATCCCGAGACGCAGGCGGTGCTCGCGCTGCTCGAATCCCCGCTCGGCGGGTTGCTGCGCGCGGCAGCGACGGGTGAACTCGCGTCGTTCGGTGAGCTGCAGTGGCACGACGGCTACGCCGTGACCGTGGTGATGGCCGCCGAGAACTACCCGGGACGTCCCCGCGTCGGTGATCCGATCCAGGGTGCCGAGGCCGACGGTGTCCTGCACGCGGGCACGGCGCGCCGCGAGGACGGCACGATCGTCTCCTCGGGAGGCCGCGTGCTCTCCGTCGTCGGCACCGGTGCCGATCTGTCCGTTGCGCGCGACGCGGCCTACGCACTGACGAAGTCGATCCGGTTGCCCGGCAGCCACTTCCGCTCCGACATCGGCCTGGCGGCCGCCGAGGGCCGGATCAGCGTCCAGAGTCGCTAG
- a CDS encoding TetR/AcrR family transcriptional regulator, producing the protein MLNVTAAVTPKGERRRYALIRAAAELLCEGGFDAVRHRAVARRAGLPLASTTYYFSSLDDLIAKAVEYIGMREANQLRESVASLSRRRRGAESTAEILVDLLVGEAPGTRVTEELISRYERYIACARQPGLRDIQRRILQQRTDAVVEAVERSGRSVRAELVTALVCAVDGAVVASLVDEGDGPRASARATLIDVIDVLAPVDDRAVRV; encoded by the coding sequence ATGCTAAACGTGACGGCAGCGGTCACTCCCAAAGGCGAGCGTCGGCGGTACGCCCTCATCAGGGCGGCCGCAGAATTGCTGTGCGAGGGCGGCTTCGACGCTGTGCGCCACCGCGCGGTGGCACGGCGGGCGGGTTTGCCGCTCGCGTCGACCACATACTATTTCTCATCCCTCGACGACCTCATCGCCAAGGCGGTCGAGTACATCGGCATGCGGGAGGCGAACCAGCTCCGCGAGAGCGTGGCGTCGTTGTCGCGGCGCAGGCGCGGCGCCGAGTCGACCGCCGAGATCCTCGTCGATCTCCTCGTCGGCGAGGCGCCAGGCACCCGTGTCACCGAGGAACTCATCTCCCGCTATGAGCGGTACATCGCATGCGCGCGTCAACCGGGCCTGCGGGACATCCAGCGGCGCATACTGCAACAGCGCACCGACGCAGTCGTCGAGGCGGTGGAGAGATCGGGTCGCTCGGTGCGGGCCGAACTCGTCACCGCTCTCGTGTGCGCAGTCGACGGTGCCGTGGTTGCATCACTGGTGGACGAGGGGGACGGGCCGAGAGCCAGTGCCCGCGCGACGCTCATCGACGTGATCGACGTGCTCGCCCCGGTCGACGACAGGGCGGTGCGGGTCTGA
- a CDS encoding alpha/beta hydrolase → MAVMPTLSRRAVLRLGVGAAAGAAGACAFGVAATASPNPPAPQTPPAPHAPPVPLEPPATAAPTFVSGAFVSAARGGVNTNWAIARPPGQTAPLRPVIALHGKGQDAAGVMAGGVQQGLAEAVAAGLPPFAVVAVDGGGSYWHKRASGEDSGAMVLDELIPMLGEQGLDTSRVAFLGWSMGGYGALLLGSRLGPGRTAAICAVSPALWTSPGAAAPGAFDSAADYNANSVWGQPTLGSIPIRIDCGTSDPFYSATKQFIAQLPNPPAGGFSPGGHDGAFWSAQLPAELTWLAPLLVA, encoded by the coding sequence ATGGCCGTCATGCCAACGTTGAGCCGTCGGGCCGTGCTGCGTCTCGGCGTCGGTGCGGCCGCAGGCGCGGCAGGCGCCTGCGCCTTCGGGGTCGCTGCCACCGCGTCGCCGAACCCGCCCGCTCCGCAAACACCTCCCGCACCGCACGCACCACCTGTCCCGCTGGAACCTCCCGCCACGGCAGCACCCACTTTCGTCTCGGGTGCGTTCGTGTCCGCGGCCCGCGGCGGCGTCAACACCAACTGGGCGATCGCGCGCCCACCTGGACAGACCGCGCCGCTGCGACCGGTCATCGCGCTGCACGGCAAGGGCCAGGACGCCGCAGGGGTGATGGCGGGCGGAGTGCAGCAGGGACTCGCCGAAGCCGTCGCCGCGGGCCTGCCCCCGTTCGCTGTCGTGGCGGTCGACGGCGGCGGGAGCTATTGGCACAAGCGCGCATCCGGCGAGGATTCCGGCGCCATGGTGCTCGACGAGTTGATCCCGATGCTCGGCGAGCAAGGTCTGGACACGTCGCGGGTGGCGTTCCTCGGCTGGTCGATGGGCGGCTACGGGGCGTTGCTGCTCGGGTCGCGCCTCGGGCCGGGACGCACCGCCGCGATCTGTGCGGTGAGCCCGGCACTGTGGACGTCGCCGGGTGCCGCGGCGCCGGGAGCGTTCGACAGCGCGGCGGACTACAACGCCAACAGCGTCTGGGGGCAGCCCACGCTGGGGTCGATACCGATCCGGATCGATTGCGGCACCAGCGATCCGTTCTATTCGGCGACCAAGCAGTTCATCGCCCAACTGCCCAACCCGCCTGCGGGCGGGTTCTCACCTGGCGGTCATGACGGTGCGTTCTGGAGTGCGCAATTGCCCGCGGAGCTGACCTGGCTGGCCCCGCTGCTGGTCGCCTAG
- a CDS encoding APC family permease: MTKPERVEEQPQLRRVMGPGLLLLFIVGDILGTGVYALTGQVAKEVGGAAWLPFLVAFAVATITAFSYLELVTKYPQAAGAALYVHKAFGIHFVTFLVAFVVMCSGITSASTASRFFAANFFTAFDFSWGKAGVVLFALLFMALIAAVNYRGVSESVKLNVFLTFVEITGLALVILVGLWAFTGGNADIDFARVVAFDTPSDKGVFLAVTTATSLAFFAMVGFEDSVNMAEETKDPVRIFPKVLLTGLGIAGLVYVIVSIVAVALVPVGELAGSETPLVEVVKAGAPGLPIETILPFISMFAVSNTALINMLMASRLIYGMSRQHVLPPVLGVVHPRRLTPWVAIVFTTLIAFGLIFYVSAFANSSAIAVLGGTTSLLLLAVFAMVNIAVLVLRRDVREPGTHFKTPTVLPVIGFITSAYLVLPLSGRPVQQYILAGILIAIGIVLFGVNTLINRRIGITGAGTIDPTHLTDAP, from the coding sequence ATGACGAAACCCGAACGGGTCGAAGAACAGCCGCAGTTGCGGCGGGTGATGGGCCCCGGCCTTCTGTTGTTGTTCATCGTCGGAGACATCCTCGGCACGGGCGTGTACGCCCTGACCGGTCAGGTCGCCAAAGAAGTGGGCGGCGCGGCCTGGCTCCCCTTCCTGGTGGCGTTTGCGGTCGCGACGATCACGGCGTTCAGCTACCTGGAACTGGTGACCAAGTATCCGCAGGCCGCAGGTGCTGCGCTGTACGTGCACAAGGCTTTCGGCATCCACTTCGTCACGTTCCTGGTGGCGTTCGTGGTGATGTGCTCCGGAATCACATCGGCCTCAACGGCTTCGCGGTTCTTCGCGGCCAATTTCTTCACGGCGTTCGACTTCAGCTGGGGCAAGGCCGGCGTGGTCCTGTTCGCGCTGCTGTTCATGGCCCTCATCGCCGCGGTGAACTACCGCGGCGTCAGTGAGAGCGTCAAGCTCAACGTCTTCCTCACCTTCGTCGAGATCACCGGTCTGGCGCTGGTGATCCTGGTGGGGCTCTGGGCTTTCACCGGCGGCAACGCCGACATCGACTTCGCCCGTGTTGTCGCCTTCGACACCCCGTCGGACAAGGGCGTGTTCCTCGCGGTCACCACCGCGACATCGCTGGCGTTCTTCGCGATGGTCGGGTTCGAGGACTCGGTCAACATGGCCGAGGAGACCAAGGATCCGGTGCGCATCTTCCCGAAGGTGCTGTTGACGGGCCTCGGCATCGCCGGACTCGTCTACGTCATCGTGTCCATCGTCGCGGTGGCGCTGGTGCCCGTCGGTGAGCTTGCCGGCAGCGAAACCCCGCTCGTCGAGGTGGTCAAGGCCGGTGCGCCCGGGCTGCCGATCGAGACCATCCTGCCGTTCATCTCGATGTTCGCGGTGTCCAACACCGCACTGATCAACATGCTGATGGCCAGTCGCCTGATCTATGGCATGTCGCGTCAACACGTGCTGCCGCCCGTGCTCGGCGTCGTGCATCCGCGCCGGCTCACCCCGTGGGTGGCCATCGTGTTCACCACGCTGATCGCGTTCGGCCTCATCTTCTACGTGTCGGCCTTCGCCAACAGCAGCGCCATCGCGGTGCTCGGCGGCACGACATCGCTGTTGCTGCTCGCGGTGTTCGCGATGGTCAACATCGCGGTCCTGGTGCTGCGGCGCGACGTCCGCGAGCCCGGCACGCACTTCAAGACCCCGACGGTGCTGCCGGTCATCGGCTTCATCACCTCGGCATATCTGGTGCTGCCGCTGTCGGGACGCCCGGTGCAGCAGTACATCCTGGCGGGCATCCTGATCGCGATCGGCATCGTGCTGTTCGGCGTCAACACGCTCATCAACCGACGCATCGGCATCACAGGTGCGGGCACCATCGACCCGACGCACCTGACCGACGCCCCCTAG
- a CDS encoding NAD(P)-dependent oxidoreductase, protein MSGDVKLGYIGLGNQGAPMARRLVDWPGGLTVFDVRSEAMAPLVQLGATGAEDVAGVAGADVISVTVLNDAQVRDVVGQLAEYAEPGTVVAIHSTIEPETAPMLAEQLRPKGIHIVDAPVSGGAGAADKGELAVMVGADDDAYATVKPVFKKWASLVVRAGEPGAGTRMKLARNMLTFIGFAASCEAMNLAEAAGIDLQKLGRVVRHSDAQSGGPGAIMVRDDTKPLTPDHWLYDMFVHTRGLAEKDLTLALGLGESVGVDLPLAHIALERLADGLGVPHSKDQE, encoded by the coding sequence ATGAGTGGTGATGTGAAGCTCGGCTACATCGGTCTGGGCAACCAGGGCGCACCGATGGCCAGACGTCTGGTCGACTGGCCCGGCGGGCTCACGGTTTTCGACGTCCGCTCCGAGGCGATGGCGCCCCTGGTGCAACTGGGTGCGACGGGCGCCGAGGATGTCGCCGGGGTGGCAGGTGCCGACGTCATCAGTGTCACGGTGCTCAACGACGCGCAGGTCCGCGACGTGGTGGGGCAGCTCGCCGAGTACGCCGAGCCGGGGACTGTCGTCGCGATCCACTCGACCATCGAACCCGAAACCGCACCCATGCTCGCCGAGCAGCTGCGCCCCAAGGGTATTCACATCGTCGACGCACCCGTGAGCGGTGGCGCGGGCGCCGCCGACAAGGGTGAGCTTGCGGTGATGGTCGGTGCCGACGACGACGCGTACGCCACGGTCAAGCCGGTGTTCAAGAAGTGGGCCTCGCTGGTGGTGCGGGCCGGTGAACCCGGGGCAGGCACCCGCATGAAGCTGGCCAGGAACATGTTGACCTTCATCGGTTTCGCGGCGTCGTGTGAGGCCATGAATCTGGCCGAGGCGGCGGGTATCGATCTGCAGAAGCTCGGTCGGGTGGTCCGGCACAGCGATGCGCAGAGCGGCGGCCCCGGTGCGATCATGGTGCGCGACGACACCAAGCCGCTGACCCCTGACCACTGGTTGTACGACATGTTCGTCCACACCCGCGGGCTCGCCGAAAAGGACCTGACGCTCGCCCTCGGGCTGGGAGAGTCGGTGGGCGTGGACCTTCCGCTGGCGCACATCGCGCTGGAACGCCTCGCCGACGGTCTCGGTGTACCGCATTCGAAGGATCAGGAGTGA
- the relZ gene encoding bifunctional ribonuclease/(p)ppGpp synthase, translating to MHHPPYFLGIDLAWGERKPTGVAVVDADGQLVHLSAATDDDSIIAALEPFVGAECVAGIDAPLIVENPTGNRPAEAALNRDFRPYEAGAHPSNTGKPEFAGTPRGARLATALDLDLDPRSERPRRALEIYPHAASVALFRLGRTLKYKAKPGRSFELLRSELLRLMELIAGLRHAEVPLKVSTSEQWQQLYTAVEGASTKSELRRAEDPVDAVLCAYIALYATRRPDDITIYGDIETGYILTPTLPQDLTPHAALPPAVAEYAARRPALVSATARYHEHVTGLLDDAGINYLSITARTKTVESFAEKAVRTAGGEPLYTDPLVEITDQVGLRVITYLREDVDAVANLLADEMRLLDDRDMGAETAREGRWGYASRHLLVGMEGEQQPASIQVRTVLQHAWAEFEHDIRYKGSIPAAHVTELDRRFTLAAGLLELADREFSEIRNRLRTTMTEGETEFSPDSRIPGPVLATYLGNRYADAGWSRTDHYGWISGLLLELGITSLDALAAVLDSVDTDEINRLMDYRYPPGAVRRLDDALLAVFGDRYIGLQGNTHRVALLRNRFEKLRG from the coding sequence ATGCACCACCCCCCGTACTTCCTCGGCATCGACCTCGCCTGGGGAGAGCGCAAGCCCACCGGCGTCGCGGTCGTCGACGCCGACGGCCAACTCGTGCACCTGTCGGCCGCGACCGATGACGACAGCATCATCGCCGCGCTCGAGCCGTTCGTGGGTGCGGAGTGTGTGGCAGGTATCGACGCCCCGCTGATCGTGGAGAACCCGACCGGCAACCGCCCGGCCGAGGCCGCGCTCAACCGGGACTTCCGTCCGTACGAGGCCGGTGCGCACCCGTCGAACACCGGCAAGCCCGAGTTCGCGGGCACCCCGCGCGGCGCGCGGTTGGCGACGGCGCTCGATTTGGATCTCGACCCGCGGTCGGAGCGGCCGCGCCGCGCGCTGGAGATCTATCCGCACGCCGCGTCGGTGGCGCTGTTCCGGCTGGGTCGAACGCTGAAATACAAGGCCAAGCCGGGCCGCAGTTTCGAACTGCTGCGTTCGGAGTTGCTGCGGTTGATGGAGCTGATCGCGGGGCTGCGCCACGCGGAGGTGCCGCTCAAGGTGTCGACCAGCGAGCAGTGGCAACAGCTGTACACCGCGGTGGAGGGCGCGTCGACCAAGAGTGAGCTGCGCCGCGCCGAGGATCCCGTGGACGCGGTGCTGTGCGCGTACATCGCGCTGTATGCCACCCGCAGGCCCGACGACATCACGATCTACGGCGACATCGAGACCGGCTACATCCTGACGCCGACGCTGCCGCAGGACCTGACCCCGCACGCGGCGTTGCCGCCCGCGGTGGCCGAGTACGCCGCGCGGCGGCCCGCCCTGGTCAGTGCCACGGCGCGCTACCACGAGCACGTGACGGGTCTGCTCGACGACGCGGGCATCAACTACCTGAGCATCACGGCCCGCACCAAGACCGTGGAGTCGTTCGCGGAGAAGGCGGTGCGGACCGCAGGCGGCGAACCGTTGTACACCGACCCGCTCGTGGAGATCACCGATCAGGTGGGGCTGCGCGTCATCACCTACCTGCGTGAGGATGTCGACGCGGTGGCCAATCTGCTGGCCGACGAGATGCGTCTGCTCGACGACCGCGACATGGGCGCCGAGACCGCGCGCGAGGGCCGGTGGGGTTATGCCAGCAGGCATCTGCTGGTCGGCATGGAAGGCGAGCAGCAGCCCGCGTCGATCCAGGTGCGCACGGTGCTGCAGCACGCGTGGGCCGAGTTCGAACACGATATCCGCTACAAGGGTTCGATCCCTGCCGCGCACGTCACCGAACTCGATCGCCGGTTCACCCTGGCCGCCGGGCTGCTCGAGCTGGCCGACCGCGAGTTCTCCGAGATCCGGAACCGGTTGCGCACCACCATGACCGAGGGGGAGACCGAGTTCTCGCCGGACTCGCGCATCCCCGGCCCGGTGCTCGCGACCTACCTGGGCAACCGCTACGCCGACGCCGGTTGGTCGCGCACCGACCACTATGGCTGGATCTCGGGGCTGCTGCTCGAGCTCGGCATCACTTCCCTCGATGCGCTTGCGGCCGTGCTGGACTCGGTCGACACCGACGAGATCAACCGGCTGATGGACTACCGGTATCCGCCGGGCGCGGTGCGTCGCCTCGATGACGCACTGCTCGCGGTCTTCGGCGACCGCTACATCGGCCTGCAGGGCAACACCCATCGGGTTGCGTTGCTGCGCAACCGATTCGAGAAGCTGCGCGGCTAG
- a CDS encoding SDR family oxidoreductase, with amino-acid sequence MGQFGTNFEDKVAIVTGAGGGIGQAYAEALAREGAAVVVADINVEGAQKVADAIVGEGGNALAVRVDVSDIDSAKDMAAQTLSEFGGIDYLVNNAAIFGGMKLDFLLTVDWDYYKKFMSVNLDGALVCTRAVYRKMAKRGGGAIVNQSSTAAWLYSNFYGLAKVGINGLTQQLSRELGGQNIRINAIAPGPIDTEANRTTTPKEMVDDIVKQIPLSRMGQPEDLVGMCLFLLSDQAKWITGQIFNVDGGQIIRS; translated from the coding sequence ATGGGACAGTTCGGGACGAACTTCGAGGACAAGGTGGCCATCGTCACCGGCGCCGGCGGTGGCATCGGCCAGGCGTACGCAGAGGCGCTCGCACGTGAGGGCGCCGCGGTGGTGGTGGCAGACATCAATGTCGAAGGCGCGCAGAAGGTCGCCGACGCGATCGTGGGCGAGGGCGGCAACGCGCTCGCGGTGCGGGTCGACGTCTCCGACATCGACTCCGCGAAAGACATGGCGGCGCAGACTCTCTCGGAGTTCGGCGGGATCGACTACCTGGTGAACAACGCCGCGATCTTCGGCGGCATGAAGCTCGACTTCCTGCTCACGGTCGACTGGGACTACTACAAGAAGTTCATGAGCGTGAACCTCGACGGCGCGCTGGTGTGTACGCGGGCGGTGTACCGCAAGATGGCCAAGCGCGGCGGCGGCGCGATCGTGAACCAGTCCTCGACCGCGGCGTGGCTGTACTCGAACTTCTACGGTCTGGCCAAGGTCGGCATCAACGGGCTCACCCAGCAGTTGTCGCGGGAACTCGGCGGGCAGAACATCCGCATCAACGCGATCGCGCCGGGGCCGATCGACACCGAGGCCAACCGGACCACCACGCCCAAGGAGATGGTGGACGACATCGTCAAACAGATCCCGTTGTCGCGCATGGGTCAGCCAGAGGATCTGGTGGGCATGTGCCTGTTCCTGCTGAGCGACCAGGCCAAGTGGATCACCGGCCAGATCTTCAACGTCGACGGCGGACAGATCATCCGCTCATGA
- a CDS encoding cytochrome P450, whose amino-acid sequence MNTCPFGSGYDFTDPDVLLRGIPVEEFALLRKTAPVWWNGQGDTIFDDGGYWVISRHEDIKTISRDGGAVWSTNAKGAVMRLPDGVTAEQLDLTKALLINHDAPEHTRLRKLVSRLFTPRAVAALEEKLAVAARDIVAEAKAKGSGNFVDDIAMKLPLLAIADLIGVPEQDREKLFRWSNAIMNTDDPDFDADPTTANAELMGYAYTMAEERRKCPADDIVTRLVQADPKEGGGDSLGEVEFAFFVILLAVAGNETTRNAITHGMNAFFENPDQWELFKRERPITAVDEIVRWATPVHCFQRTAVVDTEIGGVPIKAGQRAGLFYSSANYDEDVFTDPFRFDILREPNPHLGFGGNGAHYCIGANLARMEIRLMFDEIANQIPDITKVGEPQRLRSGWINGVKDLQVSYTG is encoded by the coding sequence ATGAACACCTGCCCGTTCGGTAGCGGGTACGACTTCACCGATCCCGACGTTCTGCTCCGGGGCATCCCGGTCGAGGAATTCGCCCTGCTGCGCAAGACCGCCCCGGTGTGGTGGAACGGGCAGGGCGACACGATCTTCGACGACGGCGGCTACTGGGTGATCAGCCGCCACGAGGACATCAAGACCATCTCGCGCGACGGCGGAGCGGTGTGGTCCACCAACGCCAAGGGCGCGGTCATGCGACTGCCCGACGGGGTGACCGCCGAGCAACTCGACCTCACCAAGGCGCTGTTGATCAACCACGACGCGCCCGAGCACACCCGCCTGCGCAAGCTCGTCTCACGGCTGTTCACGCCGCGCGCGGTGGCCGCGCTGGAGGAGAAACTGGCGGTCGCGGCCCGCGACATCGTGGCCGAGGCGAAGGCCAAGGGCAGCGGAAACTTCGTGGACGACATCGCGATGAAACTGCCGCTGCTGGCCATCGCCGACCTGATCGGTGTGCCCGAGCAGGACCGCGAAAAGCTGTTCAGGTGGTCCAACGCGATCATGAACACCGACGATCCGGACTTCGACGCCGATCCCACCACGGCCAATGCCGAGCTGATGGGCTACGCGTACACCATGGCCGAGGAGCGCAGGAAGTGCCCGGCCGACGACATCGTGACGCGGCTGGTGCAGGCCGATCCCAAAGAGGGCGGCGGTGATTCCCTGGGCGAGGTCGAGTTCGCGTTCTTCGTGATCCTGCTGGCCGTCGCGGGTAACGAGACCACCCGCAACGCCATCACCCACGGCATGAACGCGTTCTTCGAAAACCCCGACCAGTGGGAGCTTTTCAAGCGCGAGCGGCCGATCACCGCGGTCGACGAGATCGTCCGCTGGGCCACGCCCGTGCACTGCTTCCAGCGCACGGCCGTCGTCGACACCGAGATCGGCGGCGTGCCGATCAAGGCCGGTCAGCGCGCCGGGCTGTTCTACAGCTCGGCCAACTACGACGAGGATGTGTTCACCGACCCGTTCCGCTTCGACATCCTGCGTGAGCCCAACCCGCACCTGGGGTTCGGCGGCAACGGTGCGCACTACTGCATCGGGGCCAACCTGGCCCGCATGGAGATCCGGCTCATGTTCGACGAGATCGCCAACCAGATTCCCGACATCACCAAAGTCGGCGAACCGCAACGGCTCCGGTCGGGCTGGATCAACGGCGTCAAGGACCTGCAGGTCTCCTACACCGGCTGA